In Fluviicola taffensis DSM 16823, the following are encoded in one genomic region:
- a CDS encoding bifunctional nuclease family protein: MDKIKLDIIGLSYSQTQSGAYALVLAEAAGKRRLPIIIGGFEAQAIAIELEKMTPTRPLTHDLFKSFAQSFSIKLKEVVIYNLQEGIFFAKLVCEKDGVFSDIDARTSDAIALAVRFECPIYTFESILSSAGILSDEFMDDDDEVEIADSDENEFTKMTKEELEEQIQIAVDNEDYELASKIRDEITKRDA; the protein is encoded by the coding sequence ATGGACAAGATTAAACTCGATATTATTGGACTGTCGTACAGTCAGACACAAAGTGGTGCTTACGCATTAGTACTTGCCGAAGCAGCTGGAAAACGCCGATTACCAATTATTATTGGCGGTTTTGAAGCTCAAGCTATTGCTATTGAATTGGAAAAGATGACTCCTACAAGACCTCTTACCCATGATTTATTCAAATCTTTTGCGCAATCGTTTTCCATCAAACTGAAAGAAGTTGTCATCTACAACTTACAAGAAGGGATTTTCTTTGCAAAATTAGTTTGTGAAAAAGACGGTGTATTCTCAGACATTGATGCTAGAACCTCTGATGCAATTGCATTGGCTGTGCGATTTGAATGCCCCATTTACACATTTGAATCCATTCTTTCTTCAGCAGGTATTTTATCGGACGAATTTATGGATGACGATGATGAAGTAGAAATTGCTGATTCAGATGAAAATGAATTCACCAAAATGACCAAAGAAGAATTAGAAGAGCAAATTCAAATCGCTGTTGATAACGAGGACTATGAGTTAGCTTCTAAAATTCGAGATGAAATCACAAAACGCGACGCGTAA
- a CDS encoding CotH kinase family protein: MKTLLSFLLFALSTISFGQTFNGTSGNIQDNQTLTRQVTVSGLPNSINQASFGLEQVCLDITHTWDADLTVRLEAPDGTLITLFSSIGGDGNNFNTTCLRGDANSSILMENPPFTGVFQAQDALGMMNNNQNPNGIWKLRVFDSESGDNGTLDSWSITFGNNPATHQPFVSSNLPIVIITTNNQSIPDEPKIEAHLKIIDNGLGNTNHVTDFPNGYNNKIGIERRGSSSGAFPQKSYAFETRDINGTTKDTVILGMPIENDWILYAPYVDKTCMRNILTYQLANDMNQYASRTILCELVLNNQYQGIYVAMEKIKRDPNRVAISKLLPTDILGDDLTGGYIIKIDKPTGSNSDSWTSTYQSEDGTNIDFLYHYPKSDEIQPQQKDYIQAYVDSFETALSSTSFADPLIGYRNYSVPETFIDFLILNEISKNVDGYRLSTFIHKEKDSKGGKLRMGPMWDFNFAWLNADYCDADDYTGWQYDYSTACSGGFQIPTWWGRMLEDPWFEKQLKCRWTTLRQTTLSIPTLNSKIDSIANLLNVAEVRHFDKWPILGYYIWPNPSPIPSDYAGEIAAMKSWIFDRTTWIDNNIQGTCDLGFIENEIAGLSIYPNPFTEELHVSWFSAGISNTTIKLFNLNGQEIGSQEKSSTYGINEVKINNLSNTLSGGIYWVEIQEGSSISRIKVVKN; the protein is encoded by the coding sequence ATGAAGACATTACTCTCCTTTTTGTTGTTCGCTTTAAGTACTATTTCCTTTGGTCAAACATTCAATGGTACATCTGGAAATATTCAAGACAATCAAACATTAACAAGACAAGTAACCGTTAGCGGTTTACCTAATTCGATCAATCAAGCAAGCTTTGGTTTAGAACAGGTTTGCCTAGACATAACCCATACTTGGGATGCGGATTTAACTGTAAGACTAGAAGCTCCAGATGGTACTTTAATTACCCTTTTCTCAAGTATTGGTGGAGATGGAAATAATTTCAACACTACTTGTTTAAGAGGAGATGCCAACTCCTCAATCCTTATGGAAAACCCTCCGTTTACTGGAGTATTTCAAGCCCAGGATGCACTTGGAATGATGAACAACAATCAAAATCCAAATGGAATCTGGAAATTACGTGTGTTTGATTCAGAAAGTGGAGATAATGGAACCTTGGACTCTTGGTCAATTACCTTCGGGAACAATCCAGCAACCCATCAGCCATTTGTAAGCAGTAACCTTCCCATTGTTATTATCACGACCAATAATCAATCAATTCCTGATGAACCGAAGATCGAAGCTCACCTGAAAATAATTGATAATGGCTTGGGAAATACAAACCATGTTACAGATTTCCCAAATGGATACAACAATAAAATTGGAATCGAACGCAGGGGTTCATCATCAGGAGCCTTTCCTCAAAAATCGTATGCCTTTGAAACCAGAGATATTAATGGAACGACAAAAGACACCGTTATTCTAGGAATGCCGATAGAAAATGATTGGATTTTATATGCTCCGTATGTTGATAAAACATGTATGCGAAACATTTTAACCTATCAACTGGCTAATGACATGAACCAGTATGCTTCTCGAACGATTCTCTGTGAGTTGGTACTAAACAATCAGTATCAAGGAATCTATGTAGCCATGGAAAAAATAAAGCGCGATCCGAATCGGGTGGCTATTTCTAAACTACTTCCCACAGACATTCTTGGAGACGATTTAACTGGAGGTTATATTATCAAAATTGACAAACCCACTGGATCTAATAGTGACAGCTGGACCTCGACCTATCAATCTGAAGATGGAACAAACATTGATTTTTTATACCACTATCCAAAATCAGACGAGATTCAACCGCAGCAAAAAGATTATATTCAAGCATACGTTGATTCGTTTGAAACGGCTCTTTCAAGTACCTCATTTGCTGACCCACTTATTGGATACAGAAACTACAGTGTTCCCGAAACTTTCATAGATTTCCTGATTTTAAATGAAATCAGTAAAAATGTAGACGGGTATCGATTGAGTACATTTATTCACAAGGAAAAAGATTCCAAAGGAGGCAAATTAAGAATGGGACCTATGTGGGATTTTAACTTCGCTTGGTTAAATGCAGATTATTGTGATGCTGACGATTATACAGGCTGGCAATATGACTATTCAACGGCTTGTTCTGGCGGATTTCAGATTCCAACTTGGTGGGGGCGCATGCTAGAAGATCCTTGGTTTGAAAAACAACTAAAATGCAGATGGACAACCCTTCGCCAGACTACTCTTTCAATTCCTACATTAAATTCCAAAATTGATTCAATTGCCAACCTTTTAAACGTTGCTGAAGTGCGGCATTTTGACAAATGGCCAATATTAGGCTATTACATCTGGCCCAATCCCAGTCCAATTCCATCGGATTACGCTGGAGAAATCGCTGCAATGAAATCATGGATTTTCGATCGCACAACTTGGATTGACAATAACATTCAAGGAACTTGTGATTTGGGATTCATTGAGAATGAAATTGCGGGATTATCTATTTACCCAAATCCATTTACGGAAGAGCTTCATGTATCCTGGTTTTCAGCAGGAATCAGCAATACTACTATCAAGTTGTTTAATCTAAATGGACAGGAAATCGGATCTCAGGAAAAATCATCGACTTATGGAATAAATGAGGTTAAAATCAACAACCTTTCAAACACATTGAGTGGTGGAATTTACTGGGTTGAAATTCAGGAAGGAAGTTCGATTAGCCGAATTAAAGTTGTGAAGAATTAA
- a CDS encoding thymidylate synthase, producing MKQYHDLLQHILDKGTFKGDRTGTGTLSTFGYQMRYNLEEGFPVLTTKKLHLRSIIHELLWFLQGDTNIKYLKDNNVSIWDEWADENGDLGPVYGYQWRSWPTPDGGSIDQISNLIDQIKKNPNSRRLIVNAWNVAYVDNMALPPCHTMFQFYVADGKLSCQLYQRSADTFLGVPFNIASYALLTMMIAQVCDLKPGEFIHTLGDAHLYSNHLDQAKLQLERDFRPLPTMKINPEVKDIFGFKYEDFELLNYDPHPTIKAPIAV from the coding sequence ATGAAACAATATCACGATTTATTACAGCACATTTTAGACAAAGGAACATTCAAAGGAGACCGCACTGGCACAGGGACTTTATCCACTTTCGGGTATCAAATGCGCTACAATTTAGAGGAAGGTTTTCCAGTTTTGACGACAAAAAAACTGCATCTTCGTTCTATCATTCATGAATTGTTATGGTTTCTTCAAGGAGATACAAATATCAAATACTTGAAAGACAACAATGTTTCCATTTGGGATGAATGGGCGGATGAAAATGGAGATTTAGGTCCTGTTTACGGATATCAATGGCGTTCATGGCCAACTCCAGATGGCGGATCAATAGATCAAATTTCTAATTTGATAGATCAAATCAAGAAAAATCCAAATTCTCGTCGCTTAATCGTAAATGCATGGAATGTTGCTTACGTTGATAATATGGCTTTGCCTCCATGTCATACGATGTTTCAATTCTATGTGGCTGATGGTAAATTAAGCTGTCAATTATATCAACGATCTGCAGATACTTTTTTAGGAGTTCCGTTCAACATCGCTTCTTACGCATTATTAACTATGATGATAGCACAGGTTTGTGATTTAAAACCAGGAGAATTTATTCATACATTGGGAGATGCGCATTTGTATTCCAATCATTTGGACCAAGCAAAATTGCAATTGGAACGCGATTTCAGACCATTGCCAACGATGAAAATCAATCCAGAAGTAAAAGATATTTTTGGATTCAAATACGAAGATTTTGAATTGTTGAATTACGATCCACACCCGACTATTAAAGCACCGATAGCGGTATAA
- the recQ gene encoding DNA helicase RecQ has product MDQFDLKEALRKFFGFDQFKGHQEKIITNVLQKKNTFVIMPTGGGKSLCYQLPALLSEGTAIVVSPLIALMKNQVDAIRNVSDHNSIAHFLNSSLSKTEINRVKEDILAGKTKLLYVAPESLTKQENIDFLTSVPISFFAIDEAHCISEWGHDFRPEYRRLREIFEKISDVAIIALTATATPKVQADIQKNLNMMDADLFKSSFNRDNLYYEIRAKQNVEKEIIKYIRQREGKSGIIYCLSRKKVEETAELLQVNGINALAYHAGLDATTRARHQDMFLMEEVDVIVATIAFGMGIDKPDVRFVIHHDIPKSLESYYQETGRAGRDGGVGECITFYSYKDIEKLEKFLQGKPVSEQEIGKQLLSEIVSYSETSVCRRKFILHYFGEEFDEQGCHEMCDNCKFPREKIEGKEFVHQLLQAVDFLQEQQKSKHVCAFLAGGVTAEIKSYRHDQAPLFGVGKDRDEHFWNAVIRQTLVAGLLYKDIETYGTLKFTERGREFLAAPKPFTLLKQHDYSASDEDDSMVSPGKGGAFDEVLYGLLIDLRKSLSKQNNIPPFVIFQEPTLKDMCFQYPITIDELTNCQGVGAGKAQRYGEPFIEMILSYVEENNIDRPQDLVVKSLINKSVLKVQLIQNIDRKLPLEDIGRAQGKSMDEVIEEIEAIVSSGTRVNINYYIDDILDSDNQEEIYEYFSEAETDDLTIAYHEFDGDYTEEELRLMRIKFMSEMAN; this is encoded by the coding sequence ATGGATCAATTCGATCTAAAAGAAGCACTTAGGAAGTTTTTTGGTTTTGATCAGTTTAAAGGACATCAAGAAAAAATAATTACAAATGTCTTACAAAAGAAGAACACATTCGTAATTATGCCCACTGGTGGTGGAAAGTCTTTATGCTATCAGCTTCCGGCTTTGTTATCTGAAGGTACTGCAATTGTAGTGTCTCCATTAATTGCCTTGATGAAAAATCAAGTGGATGCAATTCGCAATGTGAGCGATCACAATTCGATTGCGCATTTTTTGAATTCTTCGTTGAGCAAGACAGAAATCAATCGGGTAAAGGAAGATATTCTTGCTGGTAAAACTAAATTGCTTTATGTAGCTCCAGAATCTCTTACGAAACAGGAAAATATTGATTTTTTAACTTCGGTGCCAATTTCTTTTTTTGCGATTGATGAGGCGCATTGTATTTCTGAGTGGGGACATGATTTCCGTCCAGAATATAGACGATTAAGAGAGATTTTTGAGAAAATTTCCGATGTTGCGATTATTGCTTTAACAGCAACAGCAACTCCAAAAGTTCAGGCTGATATTCAAAAGAATCTCAATATGATGGATGCTGATTTATTTAAGTCTTCATTCAATAGGGATAATTTGTACTATGAAATCCGTGCGAAACAAAATGTGGAAAAGGAAATCATTAAATACATTCGTCAGAGAGAAGGTAAATCAGGAATTATTTATTGTCTTTCGCGTAAAAAAGTAGAAGAAACAGCTGAATTACTTCAAGTAAACGGAATTAATGCATTGGCTTACCATGCTGGATTAGATGCAACTACTCGTGCGAGACACCAAGATATGTTCTTGATGGAGGAGGTAGATGTGATTGTTGCGACCATTGCATTTGGAATGGGAATCGATAAGCCAGATGTTCGTTTTGTGATTCATCACGATATCCCAAAATCATTAGAGAGTTATTACCAGGAAACGGGTAGAGCTGGTCGAGATGGTGGAGTTGGTGAGTGTATCACATTTTACTCGTACAAGGACATTGAGAAATTGGAGAAATTCTTACAAGGAAAGCCTGTTTCTGAACAAGAAATCGGTAAACAGTTGTTGAGCGAGATTGTTTCTTATTCTGAAACATCTGTTTGTCGCCGAAAATTCATTTTACATTATTTCGGAGAAGAGTTTGATGAGCAAGGATGTCATGAAATGTGTGACAATTGTAAATTCCCAAGAGAAAAAATCGAAGGGAAAGAATTCGTTCATCAATTACTCCAAGCAGTTGATTTTCTTCAAGAACAACAAAAATCGAAACACGTTTGCGCTTTCTTAGCTGGAGGTGTAACGGCTGAAATTAAAAGTTACCGCCACGATCAAGCTCCATTGTTTGGTGTTGGGAAAGATCGTGATGAGCATTTTTGGAATGCTGTTATTCGTCAAACACTTGTTGCAGGTCTTTTATACAAAGACATTGAGACTTATGGAACGCTTAAGTTTACGGAAAGAGGAAGAGAGTTTCTTGCAGCACCTAAGCCATTTACCTTATTGAAACAACACGATTATTCAGCATCTGATGAGGATGATTCTATGGTTTCTCCTGGAAAAGGAGGGGCTTTCGATGAAGTGTTGTATGGCTTGTTGATTGATTTGAGAAAATCGCTTTCAAAGCAAAATAACATTCCTCCATTTGTTATTTTCCAAGAGCCAACTTTAAAAGACATGTGCTTTCAATATCCAATCACGATTGATGAGTTAACAAATTGTCAGGGAGTTGGAGCAGGGAAAGCACAAAGATACGGAGAACCATTTATTGAGATGATTCTCTCTTATGTGGAAGAAAATAATATTGACAGACCGCAAGATTTGGTGGTGAAATCCTTGATCAATAAATCGGTGTTAAAGGTTCAATTGATTCAAAATATTGACCGAAAATTACCTTTGGAAGATATTGGTAGAGCTCAAGGGAAATCAATGGATGAAGTCATTGAGGAGATTGAAGCAATCGTTTCTTCGGGAACTCGGGTGAATATCAATTATTACATCGATGATATTTTAGATTCGGATAATCAAGAAGAGATTTACGAATATTTCTCCGAAGCTGAAACCGATGATTTGACGATTGCTTATCATGAATTTGATGGTGATTACACGGAAGAGGAGTTGCGTTTGATGCGTATTAAGTTTATGAGTGAAATGGCTAATTAG
- the tatC gene encoding twin-arginine translocase subunit TatC produces the protein MEEENNMSFLQHLEELRWRLVRCAIAIFVLAIAIWWFKEWIMDNIFLSMKSPNFITYKWFCNYLGICVEDIQIDIQSTAVGGQFGYAIWMSFLGAIVVAFPYIFYQLWAFVKPGLKQNEKSMVKGIVFYVSLLFFTGILFGYFVVAPMSIQFFGSFTLSSSIENNFMLNSFMSTILSTVFYTGLFFLLPIVSYLLGKIGLVSSEFLKKYRKHAIVAVLILAAIITPPDIISQVIVSIPILLLYEIGIFVVKRVEKTRLNNE, from the coding sequence ATGGAAGAGGAAAACAACATGTCATTCTTACAGCATCTCGAAGAATTGAGATGGAGGCTTGTTAGATGTGCAATTGCAATTTTTGTTTTAGCTATAGCAATCTGGTGGTTTAAAGAATGGATTATGGACAATATTTTCCTTTCTATGAAGAGTCCAAATTTCATTACCTACAAATGGTTTTGCAATTATTTAGGTATTTGCGTAGAAGATATTCAGATTGACATTCAATCAACTGCAGTAGGAGGTCAATTTGGATATGCCATTTGGATGAGTTTCCTTGGTGCAATTGTAGTTGCGTTCCCTTATATTTTCTATCAATTATGGGCATTTGTAAAACCCGGACTGAAGCAAAATGAAAAATCAATGGTGAAGGGCATCGTCTTTTATGTCAGTCTACTTTTTTTTACAGGAATTTTGTTTGGCTATTTTGTGGTTGCACCTATGAGTATCCAGTTCTTTGGTAGTTTCACTCTCTCCTCTTCCATTGAGAACAACTTCATGCTCAACTCATTCATGAGCACCATACTTTCTACGGTTTTCTACACGGGACTATTCTTTTTACTTCCAATTGTATCTTATTTACTTGGAAAAATTGGACTCGTTTCTTCTGAATTTTTAAAAAAATACAGAAAACATGCCATTGTAGCAGTTCTAATTTTAGCCGCCATTATAACACCTCCAGATATCATTTCACAAGTAATTGTAAGTATTCCGATCTTACTACTTTATGAAATCGGAATTTTCGTTGTAAAACGTGTTGAAAAAACGCGATTAAATAACGAATAA